gccttgcaaactagttcatctgtacagtttttctagattccacatatatgtgttaatatacgatatttgtctttctctttgtgacttacttcactctgtatgacagtctaggtccattcacgtctctacaaatgacccaatttcgttcctttttatggctgagtaatatcgcattgtatatatgtactacatcttctttatccatttgtctgtctatgggcatttaggttgcttccatgtcctggctattgtaaatcgtgctgcaatgaacataggggtgcacgtgtctttttgaattatggtcttctctgggtatatgcccagtagtggaattgctgggtcatatggtaattctacttttagtatttttgttttgttttgtttttttgttttttgcgatacgcaggcctctcactattgtggcctctcccgttgcggagcacaggctccagacacgcaggctcagtggccatggctcacgggcccagccgctctgtggcatcctcctggaccggggcacaaacccgtgtcccctgcatcggcaggcagactctcaaccactgcgccaccagggacgcccaatttttagtttttaaggaacctccatactgttctccatagtggctgtatcaaattacattcccaccaacagtgtagaagggttcccttttctcttcaccctctccagcatttgttgtttttagattttctgatgatgcccattctaaccatgtgaggtgatacctcattgtagttttgatttgcatttctctaataattagtgatgttgagcagcttttcatgtgcctcttggccatctgtatgtcttctttggagaaatgcctatttaggtcctctgcccattttttgattgggttgtttgtttttttgatattgagctgcacgagccgtttatatattttggaggttaatcctttgttgattggtttgcaaatattttctcccattctgagggttgtctttttgtcttgtttatagtatcctttgctgtgcaaaagcttttaagtttcatgaggtcccatttgtttattttgtttttatttccattactctaggagatgggtcaaaaaagatcttactgtgattaatgtcaaagagtgttcttcctatgttttcctctaagagtttttatagtgtccggccttacatttaggtctttaatccattttgagtttatttttgtgtatggtattagggagtgttctaatttcattcttttacatgtagctgtccagttttcccagcaccacttattgaagagactgtcttttctccattgtatatccttgcctcctagATTAGGTgatataggtgtgtgggtttaacactgggctttctatcctgttccattgatctatatttctgtttctgtgccagtaccatattgtcttgattactgtagctttgtaatatagtctgaagtcagggagtctgattcctccagctccattttttttcctccagattgctttggctatttggggtcttttgtgtctccatacaaattttaaaattttttgttctagttctgtataaaatgcctttggtaatttgatagggattgcattgaatctgtagtttgctttgggtagtatagtcattttcacagtattgattcttccaatccaagaacatggtatatctctccatctgtttgtgtcatcgttgatttctttcatcagtgtcctatagttttctgagtaaagttttttgcctccctaggtagatttattcctaggtgttttattccttGTGTTGCTgtagtgaatgggattgtttccttaatttctctttctgatctttcattgttcatgtataggaatgcaagagatttctgtgcattaattttctatcctgcaacctaaccaaattcactgattagctctagtagtcttctggtggtatctttaggattttctatgtatagtatcacgtcatctgcaaacagcgacagttttacttcttttccaattttgattcctgttttttctttttcttctctgattaccatggctaggatttccaaaactatgttgaataagagtggtgagaatggacatccttgtcttgttcctgaccttagaggagatgctttcagtttttcaccattgagaataatgtttccgttggtttgtcgtatatggcctattatgttgaggtaggttccctctatgcccattttttggagagtttttgtcataaatgggtgttgaattttgtcaaaagctttttctgcttcagttgagatgatcatatggttttattccttaatttgttaatatggtgtttcacatggattgatttgcatatattgaagaatccttgcattcctgggataaatcccacttgatcatggtgtatgattcttttaatgtgttgttggattctgtttgctggcattttgttgaggatttttgcatctatgttcatcagtaatattggtttgtaattttctcttttttgtgatatctttttctggttttggtatcagggcgatggtggcctcgtagaacgaatttcggagtgttcctccctctgcaattttttggaagagtttgagaaagataggtggtagctcttctctaaatgtttgatagaatttgcctgtgaagtgatctggtcctggacttttgtttgttggaaaacttttaattacagtttccatttcatCATATGTGataggtctatttatattttctaattcttcctagttcagtcttggaaaattgtacctttccaagaatttgtccatttctttgaggtagtccattttattggcatatagttacttgtagtagtctcttttaatcctttgtacttctgtggtgtcagttgtaatttctcctttttcatttctaattttattgatttgtgtcctctcccttttttttcttggtgagtctggctaaaggtttatccattttgtttatcttctcaaagaaccaacttttagttttattgatctttgctattgttttcttcatttctatttcatttatttctgctctgaccttcatgatttctttccttctactgactttgggttttgtttgttcttctttctctagttcctttaggtataaagttaaattatttttttcagctgtttcttgaggtgagattgaattgctataaacttccctcttagaactgcttttgctgcatcccatatgtttgggtcattgtgttttcactgtcatttgttttatgtattttttactttgatttcttcagtgatctcttatttagtagcacactgtttagcctccatgtgtttgtgctttttacagtttttttgtttctgtaattgatttctaatcccaTAGTGTTGAGgttggaaaatatgcttgatatgatttcaattttcttaaattttccaagacttgatttgtgacccaagatgtgatctatcctggagaatgttccatgtgcacttgagaagaaagtgtattctgccacttttgggtggaatgtcctgtaaatatcaattaagtccatcttgtttaatgtgatatttaaagcttgtgtttccttatttattttcattttggaggatctgtccgttggtgtaagtggtgtgttaagtcccccactattactgtgttactgttgatttccctttttatttttgttagcatttgctttttgtattgaggtgctcctatgttgggtgcataaatatttataattgttatatcttcttggattgatcccttgatcattatgtagtgtccttctgtatctcttgtaacagtctttattttaaagtctattttatctgatatgagtatttctactccagctttcttttgatttccatatgaatggaatatctttttccatcccctcattttcagtttgtatgtgtccctaggtctgagatGGGTCTGTAGACAGCAtttatacgggtcttgtttttgtctccattcagccagtctgtgtcttttgtttggagcattgaatccatttacatttaagataattatcgatatgtatgttcctattactattttcttaattattttgggtttgtttctgtaggtctttttcttctcctgtgtttcctgcctagagaaattcctttaacatttgttgtaaagctggtttggtggtgctcaattctcttagcttttgcttgtctgtacaggttttaatttctccgtcaaatctgaatgagatccttgctgggtagtaatcttggttgtaggtttttctctttcatcactttaaatatatcctgccactcccttctggcctgcagagtttctgctgaaaaatcagctgataaccttatagggtttcccttttatgttattttttgcttttacctTGCTgcgtttaatattttttctttgaagttaatttttgttattttgtttaatatttgtcttggcatgtttctccgagggtttatcctgtatgggactctctgcactacctggacttgggtagctatttcctttcccatgttatggaagtttttcactataatctctttgaatattttctaagaccctttctttttctcttcttattctgggatccctataattcaaatactggtgcctttaatgttgtcgcagaggGCTCTGAGAcggtcttcaattcttttcattcttttttctttattctgctccttggcagttatttctaccattctaTTTTCCAGCTCACTATTTGTTCTTCtaccttagttattctgctattgattccttctggtgtatttttcatgtcagttattgtgttatttacctctgtttgtttgttctttagttcctctagatctttgttaaacatttcttatattttctcattccatgcctccattctatttctgagattttggatcatttttactatcattactctgaattctttttcaggtaggttgcctatttcctcttcatttatttggtcttgtaggttcttaccttgctccttcatctttaacatatttctttgtcatctcattttttttgatgGGCGTTTTATATGTATCAGTTAGATTAACTTGATTAACTTGATTATCTTTGCTTAAATCTTCTacttccttattcattttttttgggggggggtggttcTATCCATTGCTGACAGTGTGCTAATACCTACAAGtagattttgaatttttctcttttttttttttttctgcagtacgtgggcctctcactgttgtggcctctcccattgtggagcacaggctctggacgtgcaggctcagcagccctggctcacgggcccagccactccgcagcatgtgggatcttcccggaccagggcacgaacccggcaggcagactctcaaccactgtgccaccagggaagccctctcctttttgttttgtcagtgttCGCTTTACGTATTTCAAAGCTATTTGTTAAGTAGATACAAATTCTTCTTGAATTTTATCATATTAGATATATCTTTATCTCTGTAACCACTTTGTCTTTTCTGCTACTAATAtggtttatttcctttcttttgccaaTATAAATTAGTaaactattgttattattttagagtaccttttctttcctctcaattCAGACGTTGAACCTTTTTCTCTGGAGCATGTTGAATTAGATTCTGATTTGCATTTAGAGCCAATAAGGGGCAGTAGGAGTATGTCTTGAGGATACTAGGCATCCCCTAGCAGGATAATTTTCCCAGCTGAGATAATTACAGCATCTCCAGCCAGAGGTGGTTAGACGTCTCAGACAGGAAAGGTGTAGTCTCCGTCCCTAGTAAAGGAGAATCAGGGATACTTGGGAGCATCTAGATACTCAGAACCAATCCAGTCCACCTGGAATTCCTCTTTTCAAGTGTCAAGGTTTTTTCCCGTCTCAATCAGATTTCCCACTACAGTCTTGGCAAATCTCTGTATTCAACTTACTCTGTGATTCTGTAACTCCACAgttaaattttgattttctttgaagTTGGCCATGTGGCTAAAAGagagatttgggggagggggggcgggggtgttGTCCACCATTATCAGAAATCTGAGCTGAGAATTTAGAGCCTTGAACCTCATTTTGCAAAATCTCCATTAGAATTTAGTATAGCTATTCCACACCTCAGTCCTTGAGATACTTATAGGCATCATCACAGCCCTCCCTTGGTCCCCCACACACTTGCTTCAGTAGGGCACTTCATCACAATCAATGTGAGTAGTAATTTAATTAATTGTGATGTTACTATGTGCCCATTCCCCATTCAAAaggagttcagggcttccctggtggtgcagtggttgagagtccgcctgctgatgcaggggacatgggttcgtgccctggtccgggaagatcccatgtgccacggagcggctgggcctgtgagccatggtcgctgagcctgcatgtccggagcctgtgctccacaatgggagaggtcacaacagtgagaggcccgcgtaccgccccaaaaaaaaaaaaaggagttcagTGTTGTGTTAAGGCCATGAACATACCCAAGCCAATCCCAGAGTCCCATTTTGTCTGTCTCTCTTGGCAGCACTCTTGGTACCAAGTCCTGTATCCGTCAAGATCTAGTTCAGGAAAGAGAAACCCACCAAGAGCAATTACTATAGGGAATTCTTGAAAAGGTAATAGAGGACTGAAAAGGTAAAAAGGGAACACTGAGGTACACAGAAGTATGAGTTGCCAGAAGGAGTTCTACCCCTAAGATTGGGGGAACAAAGGGAAGAGGTTGGGGTTATCATAACCTAGAAGCTGTCACAATGGGCCTCATATGTCTGGACCTGGAGTGTAGAAGATAGGGCATTACAGGCCCAGGTGATGCTGGTAATTTTGGAACTCAGAAAAGGGGTACTGTGGAGTTGATAGCTGTACCTACTATCAGGTAATGCTGAGCTGGTGCTGGTTCCTTAAGGACTTGGAAAAAGGTCCTCTAAAACTGACTCAGATATCAGAGAGGGGGTGTGTGCTCTTTTATGGGGCTTGTATCAAGGAGATTTGTGGTATAGCCAGGGCACATCTGAGAAAGAGACACTGGCTGGCTGGTGTGGGTTGCCCAGGGTACTGGAAGATGGCTCTGTACATCTGGTTTTCAGACTTCTGAGGAGGGGGCACTGTCCCCTGTGTACTTTTGATAGGGCTTGATGGAGCTGGTTCTGGGAATGTGGTAACTGACTCTTGCCTCCAGAGCAAGATCCCATTGCAGGTGGTGGTCACTGAAAGTAACAGCAGGCAAACAGGTAGAGCCCCATGTCCTTTCGTTTTGCCTTTTATTCTCCCTCTCATGCCCTTCTTGACAAAACTCTTCAGGAAGCCAGCTAGAAATTGGGTAATATAATGTGCAGATTCCCATCTTCAGCTACATAGACAAAGTATAAATTTtagttttgggggcttccctggaggcgcagtggttgagagtccgcctgccgatgcagggcacacaggttcgtgccccggtccgggaagatcccacatgccgcggaacggctgggcccatgagccatggccgctgagccttcgcgtttggagcctgtgctccgcaatgggagaggccacaacagtgagaggcccgcctaccacacacacacaaaaaatatttagttttgggGTTCAGAAAATAATTGATAATCAGCGTAAGATGTGTCAGCAGAATGCTGCTGTAGCTTCTGTGGTGACAGGTAATAGCAGGTAATACTGATCTGTGTGAAGCTCTCtgatgttttctgttgttttatttagttgtggctcactaaattgatttcatgacccTGAATGGTTTGTGACCTAAGTTTTTGAAACACTGAATTAGCTGTGACTAAGAGTGTGTGGAGACAAGGTAAAATAGGGGTTTTGAGGAGTTTGAAATAGCTGCTGGAAATAGAAGAGTTAATTACTGATACAGAAGAAGATTCTTACACTGTTTGAAGTACAGGTAATGCTAGAGAGGAAGGGCTTTGGTGTGACACCAGTTCACATAATTAATGGTAATGTGATGGTCCTTCAGGACTTGTCTTTGGAATAGTGCAATAGTGACAAAGACTGGTATGACTCAAAGATTCTTGGCAATGAAATTTTCTATTATTACCACATATTTATGATGAAGCTTAATATAGgttattttcctctttataatGCTTTAATAATCCTCTTCCAGCTCACACATTTCCATCTTAATACTCCCAAATCTGTAGCCAGGGATATCATGAAGAGAGACATGGAAAGGAAATCTGGTCACTAGGATTTCACCTGTGTCAGAGATGCTTTCCCTAAGAGGTTTCATCTAGTATTCTTGGCTTCCAGTAGTCATGCATTAGTTCTGGAAAAGCATCCAGGAGTGTACAGGTGTTTTTGACATCATAACGCTGAGGATATTTCTTACACTGTCTACTACTGAACCCATTTGTGTCCTTATTTAGAATATTCGGCCACCAATATGTGTTCAAATGtgtctccaattttttttaacttttgtttttaaatattaagcaaattattgatacttttaaattttatttatttatttatctgtctgtgttgggtctttgttgctgctcatgggctttctctaattgcagtgatcaggggctactctttgttgtgagtttgcgggcttctcattgcagtggcttctctggttgcgaagcacaggctctaggcacgtgggtttcagtagttgtggttcacgggctcagtagttgtggcttgtgggctctagagcacaggctcagtagttgtggcacacgggctttgttgctccatggcatgtgagatcttcccagaccagggatcgaacctgtgtcccctgcattggcaggcggattcttaaccactgcatcaccagggaagcacaaATTATTGATACTTTTAACTGAAAATCAGAGAATGAGTGAAATTAGCTTTTACCTgaggtaaaatttatatttttaacaggtATGAAGAAAGTCCATTCAAATTGTAGTCTTTGAACATTTTAGTGAACTGATTCTAGTTTTAAGTTCTTCAGTCCAGCTTTCTCTAGAGAATTCAGCTAACTCACCAGCCATGTAAAATATAGAATGGAATCTATATTTACACAGCCAAGATGAGTCTCTAATGATTCAGAACATGATGTAGCTGGGCTGGGTGGAGAGAAGGCTGCTGCTTCCATGCTGTGATTGGAGGCAACGGGGCTGTCCCCAAATAGCAGCCCCTTTCCCTATTACACCGTCAGTATGGATGCCTTCCTTTGAATGTACAGGGATTTTCTGCAGGTAAGAATgcgttataaaataaaaatttgtcttGATTGGAGGAGTCTCACAAAACTAATGAGTCCATTAAGTGAGGCTTAGTTTGACTGCTAACCTCAAACAGAAATGGGGGCTAGATGTCtgtagaagagaaggaaagatggatCAAACTGTCTGaataaagggattaaaaaaaatggtgagcTTTGGATGCACTGTCTACATGCTTACTGAAGCTAGCAGAGTATCAGTAGATTTTTGGGTAGAGGAGAAATTGGGAGTCAGATGTCAATCTTTTTAGTAGGGAAAATGTCATGCCAGTGTACATGTTTAGAGAACAGTATATAATGAATCTTTATCAGGTTCAATAATTACCAACCTATGATgcatttccttcatctctttcccAGGTAACCTGCTCTTTCCCCACCCCTTGCCCTTACTTATATATGAAACAATCTCAGGAATTTTATTGATTCAAGCCTTGTCCCAATTGAAAtcaccttcttctctctctccagccccccaccctccctgccccaacCACCCCATCCTagctcttctttctgttttcactttcagCACTGAAGCTCTGATGGTTCACCTCTTCCAGGACATAAATCCATAAAGGTCAGCCCTGCACCCTGAACAGCTCAGAGGGAGGAGCCAGACCAGTAGCGCCTGATGCCCTGCCCTCTTCAGCCCTAAACAGTTGGCTCCATAATGGCAGTGGGTGAGGCTCTGGTGCACATCAGAGTCACTCTTCTGCTGCTCTCATTTGGGGTGTCTTTGTTCATTTCTGACCGCTCTCAGGCCAGGGCCTCCCAGCACTTCTCCTCTCCAGAACTGGTGATCCCCTTGAAGGTGACTGGCAGGGGCAGAAATGCAAAGGCTCCAGGCTGGCTCTCCTACAGCCTGCCGTTTGGGGGCCAGAGACACATTGCCCACATGAGGGTCAAGAAGTTCTTGGTTTCCAGACACCTCCCAGTGTTCACCTACACAGACCAGCATGCCCTCCGCCAGGATCAGCCTTTTGTTCCTGATGACTGCTACTATCATGGTTATGTGGAGGGGGTTCCCAAGTCCCTGGTTGCCCTCAGTACTTGTTCTGGAGGTTTTCGAGGAATACTACAGATAAATGATCTTGCTTATGAAATTGAACCAGTTAGGTTTTCTGCCACATTTGAACACTGGGTGTATAAGATAGACAGTGATGATACACAGTTCCCACCTATGAGATGTGGGTTAACAGAAGAGGATGTAGCACGCCAATTGGAGTTGCAAGAGTTGCATAATTTCACTCTGATGCAAAGTTCTTACACAGGCTGGTGGACCCACTTGCGTTTTCTTGAGTTGGTAGTGGTTGTGGACAATCTTCGATTCGTTCACTCGGAAAGTAATGTGTCAGTAGTGCAGCGTGAAATACTTGATGTTGTCAATATAATAGGTAGCTTGTATCACTCTTTGGAACTTGTTGTGATTTTAACTGGGCTTGAAGTCTGGACTAAAGGAAACCCAGTTCCCACTGATAACATAGATAAGCTTTTGGAGGATTTTGCTGTTTGGAAGTATTTTAGCCTTGATCACCGACTGTCACATGATGCGGCCCATCTTTTCATAAAGAAATCGTTTGGCATAAAGCTTGGACTTGCCTATGTTGGTGGAATATGCCAGCGTCCTCTTAATAGTGGAGTTAATGTTTTTGAAGACGAGAGTCTTTATGCTTTTGCAATTGTTGTGACCCATGAACTTGGTCATAATTTAGGTATGCAGCATGATActgaatggtgtgtgtgtgaactTCAGTGGTGCATAATGTTTCCTGCCAGAGAGGTGACAAATAAATTCAGCAACTGCAGTTATGCCGAGTATTGGGACAATCTTATCAGTAATGGATTATGTCTTTACTCTCCTCCACATCCAGGGAATATCTTTAGGCTGAAGTATTGTGGGAACCTAGTGGTTGAAGAAGGAGAGGAGTGTGACTGTGGAACCATAGAGCAGTGCATAAATGATCCTTGCTGTCTGTTGAATTGCACTCTGAAGCCTGGAGCTGCTTGTGCTTTCGGGCTTTGTTGTAAAGACTGCAAGGTCATGTCATCAGGGACTTTGtgcagaaaacagatcagtgaatGTGACCTTCCGGAGTGGTGCAATGGGACTTCCCATCAGTGCCCAGAAGATGTATATGTGCAGGATGGGATTCCCTGTAGTGGTGGTGCTTACTGCTATCAAAAGAGCTGTAATAACCATGATGAACAGTGCAGGGAGATATTTGGCAAAGATGCAAGGAGTGCACCTCAGAGTTGCTACAAAGAAATCAACACCCAAGGAAATCGATTTGGTCACTGTGGTATCAAAGACACACAGTACGTAAAATGTGCGTCCCCTGATATCCTGTGTGGGAGAGTTCAGTGTGAAAATGTGGGAGTAATTCCTAATCTGATAGAACATTCCACAGTGCATCAGCTTCACTTCAATGACACCACTTGTTGGGGCACTGATTATCATATAGGGATGTCCATATCTGATATCGGTCAAGTGAAAGACGGCACAATGTGTGGTCCAGGAAAGATATGTATCCGCAACAAGTGTGTCAGTATGGTTCGTGTGCCACAAGCCTGTCAGCCTGAGACCTGCCACATGAAGGGGATCTGCAATAATAAACAGGAATGCCACTGCAATCCTGGATGGGCACCTCCCTACTGTGAACACCAAGGCAATGGAGGTAGTAATAGTAGTGGCCCACCTTTTAATCCCCAAGCAGAAGAGACAGGACTGAAGGAGAAGGGAAACCAGCCATTATTGTGGCTTATTCCtttgacttgtttatttttatgttgcaTCTTTGTGCTTTATAAGAAACATAAAACGAAGGAGGAGGCAGAAATGATGGAAGAAAAAGAGACTGAGGAGGAAGAAGGTGATTAAGGctcctgcttcatttttttttaaatctctggtttttcttttaatagtagAGAAGTATTAGGGCATGTCTGACTGTTTCAAGAAAAATTTAAGGATCCCTCATGTCAGAATCATAAGCATTAA
The genomic region above belongs to Phocoena phocoena chromosome 2, mPhoPho1.1, whole genome shotgun sequence and contains:
- the LOC136118359 gene encoding LOW QUALITY PROTEIN: disintegrin and metalloproteinase domain-containing protein 20-like (The sequence of the model RefSeq protein was modified relative to this genomic sequence to represent the inferred CDS: inserted 4 bases in 2 codons) — translated: MVHLFQDINPXKGQPCTLNSSEGGARPVAPDALPSSALNSWLHNXAVGEALVHIRVTLLLLSFGVSLFISDRSQARASQHFSSPELVIPLKVTGRGRNAKAPGWLSYSLPFGGQRHIAHMRVKKFLVSRHLPVFTYTDQHALRQDQPFVPDDCYYHGYVEGVPKSLVALSTCSGGFRGILQINDLAYEIEPVRFSATFEHWVYKIDSDDTQFPPMRCGLTEEDVARQLELQELHNFTLMQSSYTGWWTHLRFLELVVVVDNLRFVHSESNVSVVQREILDVVNIIGSLYHSLELVVILTGLEVWTKGNPVPTDNIDKLLEDFAVWKYFSLDHRLSHDAAHLFIKKSFGIKLGLAYVGGICQRPLNSGVNVFEDESLYAFAIVVTHELGHNLGMQHDTEWCVCELQWCIMFPAREVTNKFSNCSYAEYWDNLISNGLCLYSPPHPGNIFRLKYCGNLVVEEGEECDCGTIEQCINDPCCLLNCTLKPGAACAFGLCCKDCKVMSSGTLCRKQISECDLPEWCNGTSHQCPEDVYVQDGIPCSGGAYCYQKSCNNHDEQCREIFGKDARSAPQSCYKEINTQGNRFGHCGIKDTQYVKCASPDILCGRVQCENVGVIPNLIEHSTVHQLHFNDTTCWGTDYHIGMSISDIGQVKDGTMCGPGKICIRNKCVSMVRVPQACQPETCHMKGICNNKQECHCNPGWAPPYCEHQGNGGSNSSGPPFNPQAEETGLKEKGNQPLLWLIPLTCLFLCCIFVLYKKHKTKEEAEMMEEKETEEEEGD